The proteins below are encoded in one region of Streptomyces cyanogenus:
- a CDS encoding vWA domain-containing protein: MLADESQSMGPYRQDLSNGLVSLCEGLRAEPMIAAKLRLAVLGFSDDVQVRLAVADMRTETSLPRVSIRGLTNYEAVFDDLLDRIPSDVQWLRGEGYKVHRPVVFFLSDGQPTDGGAWRQPHARLTDRATTPAAPNIVACGIGDAQAHTMVEVATREEFAFVAKPGTDIGRAIAEFFHALTASLVASGQALNSGSPQLVVNRPDQFTMAIDEVG; encoded by the coding sequence GTGCTGGCCGACGAGTCGCAGTCGATGGGACCGTACCGGCAGGACTTGTCGAATGGCCTGGTGTCGTTGTGCGAAGGCCTTCGGGCGGAGCCGATGATCGCGGCCAAGCTCCGGCTGGCCGTGCTCGGGTTCTCCGATGACGTGCAGGTGCGCCTCGCGGTGGCCGACATGCGTACCGAGACCAGCCTGCCCCGGGTCAGCATCCGGGGCCTGACCAACTACGAAGCGGTGTTCGACGATCTGCTGGACCGGATTCCGTCCGACGTCCAGTGGCTGCGCGGTGAAGGGTACAAGGTGCACCGTCCGGTGGTGTTCTTCCTGAGCGACGGGCAGCCCACCGACGGTGGGGCCTGGCGTCAGCCCCATGCCAGGCTGACGGACCGGGCCACCACGCCGGCCGCACCGAACATCGTGGCCTGCGGCATCGGCGATGCCCAGGCGCACACGATGGTCGAGGTCGCGACGCGCGAGGAGTTCGCCTTCGTCGCCAAGCCGGGGACCGACATCGGCCGTGCCATCGCCGAGTTCTTCCATGCGCTCACCGCGAGCCTGGTCGCCTCGGGACAGGCACTGAACTCGGGCAGTCCGCAGCTGGTGGTGAACCGGCCGGACCAGTTCACCATGGCGATCGACGAGGTGGGCTAG
- a CDS encoding protein phosphatase 2C domain-containing protein, with amino-acid sequence MRFASGGEPAASGVAPVAAPGPAPWQRVAVGVPGPEFEARPPGQYDFDFPDTECDGWSTDLLSLRFASVRGAKHRYYRQPRQDAARAAVHGPTGHVVFAVADGVSSAANSELGAVEACRASIEMLLHQLSQDDSGLSFQDVARHAAERLRQLAQWRLNGKEPEPSEVAGLYATTLVAGVVRAHPAGPVTEVFRIGDSGAWVLDPPSSRYQPLFGSKTASDALVVSNEVTPLPHVPDALEHTSATLDSGQVLLIGTDGFGDPLGDGDGQVGALFARHLASPPPTLWLAHLLDFSRETFDDDRTLLAVWPRAATEPR; translated from the coding sequence GTGAGGTTCGCGAGCGGCGGCGAGCCCGCGGCATCGGGGGTCGCTCCCGTGGCCGCGCCGGGGCCCGCGCCCTGGCAACGGGTCGCGGTGGGGGTGCCCGGCCCCGAGTTCGAGGCACGGCCGCCCGGCCAGTACGACTTCGACTTTCCCGACACCGAATGTGACGGTTGGTCAACCGACCTGTTGTCACTGCGCTTTGCCTCGGTGCGTGGCGCCAAACACCGGTACTACCGCCAGCCGCGACAGGATGCCGCGCGTGCCGCGGTGCACGGGCCCACGGGCCATGTCGTCTTCGCAGTGGCCGACGGCGTCTCCAGTGCCGCGAACTCCGAGCTCGGCGCCGTCGAGGCATGCCGGGCCTCCATCGAAATGCTGCTCCACCAGCTCTCGCAGGACGACAGCGGCTTGTCCTTTCAGGATGTGGCCCGCCATGCCGCCGAGCGACTGCGGCAGCTCGCCCAGTGGCGTCTGAACGGCAAGGAGCCCGAGCCGAGCGAGGTGGCGGGCCTGTACGCGACGACGCTCGTAGCCGGCGTGGTGCGCGCCCATCCTGCGGGGCCCGTGACCGAGGTCTTCCGTATCGGGGACTCGGGAGCCTGGGTCCTGGACCCACCCAGCTCGCGGTATCAGCCGCTGTTCGGCTCGAAGACCGCCTCCGATGCGCTGGTGGTGTCGAACGAGGTGACGCCGCTGCCCCATGTCCCCGATGCGCTGGAACACACCAGCGCAACTCTGGACTCCGGTCAGGTGCTGCTGATCGGCACGGACGGTTTCGGGGATCCGCTCGGCGACGGTGACGGCCAGGTCGGTGCTCTGTTCGCCCGCCATCTCGCCTCCCCGCCGCCCACGCTGTGGCTGGCACACCTGCTGGACTTCTCCCGGGAGACCTTCGACGACGACCGCACCCTGCTGGCCGTCTGGCCACGCGCCGCGACGGAGCCACGATGA